The following proteins are co-located in the Manihot esculenta cultivar AM560-2 chromosome 7, M.esculenta_v8, whole genome shotgun sequence genome:
- the LOC110619021 gene encoding uncharacterized protein LOC110619021, translating to MEGDSSFSVVAPPVFDGEDYQVWAVRMEAFLEACDLWDAIEEDYEVRPLPGNPTVAQIKTHKEKKTKKSKAKNCLFAAVSLNIFSKVMSLGSAKAIWDFLKKEYKGDERIRGMKVLNLVRKFEMQQMKESETVKVYVERLFGIANKVRILGDEFMDNRIIQKILVSLPERYEATIASLENTKDLSKISLAELVSALQAQEQRRMMRQEGSTEGALQAKWQQNS from the coding sequence ATGGAGGGAGATAGTTCTTTCTCAGTGGTGGCTCCACCTGTATTTGATGGAGAAGACTACCAGGTGTGGGCAGTAAGAATGGAAGCTTTTTTGGAAGCGTGTGATTTGTGGGATGCTATAGAGGAGGATTATGAGGTACGTCCTTTACCAGGAAACCCAACGGTGGCTCAGATCAAAACACACAAGGAGAAAAAGACTAAAAAATCCAAAGCGAAGAATTGTCTTTTTGCTGCAGTTTCTCTTAACATCTTCAGTAAGGTCATGTCACTTGGTTCAGCTAAAGCCATCTGGGATTTTCTGAAGAAAGAATATAAAGGAGATGAAAGAATCAGAGGAATGAAGGTGCTGAATCTGGTTAGGAAATTTGAAATGCAGCAAATGAAGGAGTCAGAAACGGTCAAAGTGTATGTAGAGAGGCTGTTTGGCATTGCAAATAAGGTAAGGATACTTGGAGATGAATTTATGGACAATAGAATTATTCAAAAAATACTTGTATCCTTACCTGAAAGATATGAGGCAACTATTGCTTCTTTGGAAAATACTAAAGATCTGTCAAAGATCAGTTTGGCAGAATTAGTAAGTGCGTTGCAGGCACAGGAACAAAGAAGAATGATGAGACAAGAAGGAAGCACAGAGGGAGCTTTGCAAGCCAAATGGCAGCAGAATTCTTGA